Proteins from one Microbacterium sufflavum genomic window:
- a CDS encoding substrate-binding domain-containing protein: MKKILLSATALVVAGAFALTGCSSERGGDTGSGSGDEATKGFAADATIGVALPDKTSENWVLAGDLFKTGLEKAGFKADVQYAPASNTVAEQQNQIQALVTGGAKVIIIGAKDGKQLTTQVEAARDAGVAVIAYDRLIENTDAVDYYVAFDNFEVGKLQGQALLDGLAERAGHEAPYNIELFSGSPDDANSAVFFNGAMEVLQPKIDDGTLNVVSGQTEISQTATEGWKPENAQRRMDSILTSSYGSETLDGVLSPNDTLARAIITSAQQAGKPVPVVTGQDSEVESVKSIMEGVQYSTINKDTTLLVEQAIKMVGQLQKGDEVDVNDTDQYDNGKKVVPAYLLPPVIVTKENAAEAYANVPSLLEIVKSYQ; this comes from the coding sequence ATGAAGAAGATTCTTCTGTCGGCGACAGCGCTTGTCGTCGCGGGCGCATTCGCCCTCACCGGCTGCTCCTCGGAGCGCGGCGGTGACACGGGATCGGGTTCCGGCGATGAGGCCACGAAGGGCTTCGCCGCCGACGCCACGATCGGTGTCGCCCTCCCGGACAAGACCTCGGAGAACTGGGTCCTGGCCGGTGACCTGTTCAAGACCGGTCTCGAGAAGGCGGGATTCAAGGCCGACGTGCAGTACGCGCCGGCCAGCAACACGGTCGCCGAGCAGCAGAACCAGATCCAGGCGCTCGTCACGGGCGGTGCCAAGGTGATCATCATCGGCGCGAAGGACGGTAAGCAGCTCACCACCCAGGTCGAGGCCGCGCGCGACGCCGGTGTCGCCGTCATCGCGTACGACCGCCTGATCGAGAACACCGACGCGGTGGACTACTACGTCGCGTTCGACAACTTCGAGGTCGGCAAGCTCCAGGGTCAGGCGCTCCTCGACGGTCTCGCCGAGCGCGCGGGCCACGAGGCGCCGTACAACATCGAGCTGTTCTCGGGTTCGCCGGACGACGCCAACTCCGCCGTGTTCTTCAACGGCGCGATGGAGGTGCTGCAGCCGAAGATCGACGACGGCACGCTGAACGTCGTCTCCGGGCAGACCGAGATCTCCCAGACGGCGACCGAGGGCTGGAAGCCGGAGAACGCCCAGCGCCGCATGGACTCGATCCTCACGTCCAGCTACGGCTCGGAGACGCTCGACGGCGTCCTGTCCCCGAACGACACGCTCGCGCGCGCCATCATCACCTCGGCGCAGCAAGCCGGCAAGCCCGTCCCGGTCGTCACCGGTCAGGACTCCGAGGTCGAGTCGGTGAAGTCGATCATGGAGGGCGTCCAGTACTCCACGATCAACAAGGACACCACGCTGCTCGTGGAGCAGGCCATCAAGATGGTCGGCCAGCTGCAGAAGGGCGACGAGGTCGACGTCAACGACACCGACCAGTACGACAACGGCAAGAAGGTCGTTCCGGCCTACCTGCTCCCGCCGGTCATCGTGACCAAGGAGAACGCGGCCGAGGCGTACGCCAACGTGCCGAGCCTCCTCGAGATCGTGAAGTCGTACCAGTAA
- a CDS encoding Na+/H+ antiporter — protein sequence MEGLEVTVLLGLTILVGTLIAPRVRLALPLVLVLLGLLLGFVPELREVQLPPEAVLLLFLPVILFWESLTTSLRSIRRDFRYILPMSTLLVVASAFAVAGIGVLFGMPWEVALILGAAVAPPDATAVAALGRLLPRRMFMKLKAESLTNDGTALVLYAIAVSLALGGQVTPLSVTWDVLVSYVGGVAAGVAVAAIAYLLLRRMSSTIVINVTLLLVPFSAFLVAEMVHASGVLAVVVAGLIVAWVSPRVTTAASRRQADAAWPFGVFLLNGALFVLIGLEVQYVVHEVPPSVIGRLVLITLAVWATLLVVRYLFQLLNVLFQGRPSARPAPGSRSRARLVSTVAGMRGAVSLAIALSVPTTVTEGGAIAGRDEIVLVTAGVILLSLLAQAPMLPALVRWARFPVDHAEAEEFELAERAISGAALAALDDLAAEHGVGAEVRDHVRAEGYRNLEFANARTLAREQALIDAEAEALDDMLGEPDPLGIGGEPEADGGVGGAVDPESSDGTVLQMIATSADVDLAQRSPLIRHEEHTRLKLALLDRKREVLLGLRSAGTVDDLVVRRISARLDLEQVRLQGIEEFD from the coding sequence ATGGAAGGCCTTGAAGTCACCGTCCTGCTCGGACTCACGATCCTCGTCGGAACCCTGATCGCCCCGCGCGTGCGTCTCGCGCTCCCGCTCGTCCTCGTCCTGCTCGGACTGCTGCTCGGTTTCGTGCCGGAGCTGCGCGAGGTGCAGCTGCCGCCGGAGGCCGTGCTGCTGCTGTTCCTGCCCGTGATCCTGTTCTGGGAGAGCCTCACCACGTCGCTGCGCTCGATCCGCCGCGACTTCCGCTACATCCTGCCGATGAGCACCCTGCTCGTGGTGGCCTCGGCGTTCGCGGTCGCGGGCATCGGCGTGCTGTTCGGGATGCCGTGGGAGGTCGCGCTCATCCTGGGCGCCGCCGTCGCCCCGCCCGATGCCACCGCGGTCGCCGCGCTCGGACGTCTGCTGCCGCGACGCATGTTCATGAAGCTGAAGGCGGAGAGCCTCACGAACGACGGCACCGCGCTCGTCCTGTATGCGATCGCGGTGTCGCTCGCGCTCGGCGGCCAGGTCACGCCGCTCTCGGTCACGTGGGACGTGCTGGTGTCGTACGTCGGCGGGGTCGCGGCGGGCGTCGCGGTCGCCGCGATCGCGTACCTGCTGCTGCGTCGCATGTCGTCGACCATCGTCATCAACGTGACGCTGCTGCTCGTGCCGTTCTCGGCGTTCCTGGTCGCCGAGATGGTGCACGCCTCGGGGGTGCTGGCCGTGGTCGTGGCCGGACTCATCGTGGCCTGGGTGTCGCCGCGCGTGACGACCGCGGCGTCGCGGCGCCAGGCGGACGCGGCGTGGCCCTTCGGCGTGTTCCTCCTCAACGGCGCGCTGTTCGTGCTCATCGGGCTCGAGGTGCAGTACGTGGTGCACGAGGTGCCGCCGTCGGTGATCGGGCGACTGGTGCTGATCACGCTCGCGGTGTGGGCCACGCTGCTGGTCGTGCGCTACCTGTTCCAGCTGCTCAACGTGCTGTTCCAGGGCAGGCCGTCCGCCCGCCCGGCCCCTGGCTCGCGCTCCCGTGCGCGCCTCGTGTCCACCGTCGCGGGGATGCGCGGAGCCGTGTCGCTCGCGATCGCCCTGTCGGTGCCCACGACCGTGACCGAGGGCGGCGCGATCGCCGGCCGCGACGAGATCGTGCTCGTGACGGCCGGGGTGATCCTGCTCAGTCTGCTCGCGCAGGCCCCCATGCTGCCCGCCCTGGTGCGCTGGGCGCGGTTCCCGGTCGACCACGCGGAGGCCGAGGAGTTCGAGCTCGCGGAGCGCGCGATCTCCGGCGCCGCTCTGGCCGCGCTGGACGACCTGGCCGCCGAGCACGGCGTCGGCGCGGAGGTGCGCGATCACGTGCGGGCCGAGGGGTATCGCAACCTGGAGTTCGCGAACGCCCGGACCCTGGCGCGGGAGCAGGCCCTGATCGACGCGGAGGCCGAGGCGCTGGACGACATGCTCGGCGAGCCCGACCCCCTGGGCATCGGCGGGGAGCCGGAAGCCGACGGCGGCGTCGGCGGCGCGGTCGACCCCGAGTCGAGCGACGGCACGGTGCTGCAGATGATCGCGACCTCGGCCGACGTCGACCTGGCCCAGCGCTCTCCGCTCATCCGGCACGAGGAGCACACGCGACTCAAGCTCGCGCTGCTCGACCGCAAGCGCGAGGTGCTGCTCGGGCTGCGCAGCGCCGGGACCGTGGACGACCTGGTGGTGCGGCGCATCTCGGCCCGGCTCGACCTCGAACAGGTGCGTCTGCAGGGCATCGAGGAGTTCGACTGA
- a CDS encoding ABC-F family ATP-binding cassette domain-containing protein has translation MAHLLGAEALHLEYPTRVVFDSVTLGIEEGDRIGIVGRNGDGKSSLLGMLAGTKEPDSGRVTVRGGTRIGVLTQADTLPDDLTIGAAVVGDVPEHEWAGDARVRDVIDGLLRELPWDARIGSLSGGQRRRVSLAKLLTGDWDVIALDEPTNHLDVEAITWLAGHLKKRWSPNAGALLVVTHDRWFLDEICTETWEVHDRIVEPFEGGYAAYILQRVERDRMAAATEAKRQNLARKELAWLRRGAPARTSKPKFRIDAANELIADVPEIRDKVSLQSLAVSRLGKDVVDLLDVGVTYPTEDGGVKTVLKDVEWRIAPGERTGILGVNGAGKSTLLGLISGAVEPTEGRVKRGKTVQVRTLTQRLDELTPHWNDPVRVVISGLRTSYTLGAGSKAQDLTPGQLLERLGFSSAQLSTPVKDLSGGQQRRLQLLLVLLDQPNVLILDEPTNDMDTDMLAAIEDLLDSWSGTLLVVSHDRYFLERVTDQQYAILPGPDGAGRLRHLPGGVDEYLRLRERVEAEGPKPSASAAAAAPTGLDGAALRTAQKEVAALERRIQKLTAQVDAAKHALADHDQSDYAGLGERMKEISAQEAEIEELELRWFELTEQIG, from the coding sequence ATGGCACATCTTCTCGGGGCCGAAGCCCTGCACCTCGAATACCCGACCCGCGTCGTCTTCGACTCCGTCACCCTCGGCATCGAGGAGGGGGACCGCATCGGGATCGTCGGCCGCAACGGCGACGGCAAGTCCAGCCTCCTCGGCATGCTCGCCGGCACCAAGGAGCCGGACTCCGGCCGGGTGACCGTGCGCGGCGGCACCCGCATCGGTGTGCTGACCCAGGCGGATACGCTCCCGGACGACCTCACGATCGGCGCGGCCGTGGTCGGCGACGTGCCGGAGCACGAGTGGGCGGGCGACGCCCGGGTGCGCGATGTGATCGACGGGCTGCTGCGAGAGCTCCCGTGGGACGCGCGGATCGGATCGCTCAGCGGCGGCCAGCGGCGGCGTGTGTCGCTCGCCAAGCTCCTGACCGGCGACTGGGACGTGATCGCGCTCGACGAGCCCACCAACCACCTCGACGTCGAGGCCATCACCTGGCTCGCCGGTCACCTGAAGAAGCGCTGGTCCCCGAACGCCGGGGCGCTGCTGGTCGTCACGCACGACCGCTGGTTCCTCGACGAGATCTGCACCGAGACGTGGGAGGTGCACGACCGCATCGTCGAGCCGTTCGAGGGCGGCTACGCGGCGTACATCCTGCAGCGGGTCGAGCGTGACCGCATGGCCGCGGCGACCGAGGCGAAGCGGCAGAACCTCGCCCGCAAGGAGCTCGCGTGGCTGCGCCGTGGCGCCCCCGCGCGCACCAGCAAGCCGAAGTTCCGCATCGACGCGGCCAACGAGCTGATCGCGGACGTGCCGGAGATCCGCGACAAGGTGTCGCTGCAGTCGCTCGCGGTGTCGCGGCTCGGGAAGGACGTGGTCGACCTGCTCGACGTCGGCGTGACCTACCCGACCGAGGACGGCGGCGTGAAGACGGTGCTGAAGGACGTGGAGTGGCGCATCGCACCGGGGGAGCGCACCGGCATCCTCGGGGTGAACGGGGCGGGGAAGTCCACGCTGCTCGGGCTGATCTCCGGTGCCGTCGAGCCGACAGAGGGCCGGGTCAAGCGCGGCAAGACCGTGCAGGTGCGCACCCTCACGCAGCGCCTCGACGAGCTCACGCCGCACTGGAACGACCCGGTGCGCGTGGTGATCTCCGGGTTGCGCACCTCCTACACGCTCGGCGCCGGGTCGAAGGCGCAAGACCTCACGCCCGGTCAGCTGCTGGAGCGGCTCGGGTTCTCGTCGGCGCAGCTGTCGACACCGGTCAAAGACCTCTCGGGCGGCCAGCAGCGCCGGTTGCAGCTGCTGCTCGTGCTGCTCGACCAGCCCAACGTGCTGATCCTCGACGAGCCGACCAACGACATGGACACCGACATGCTCGCCGCGATCGAGGACCTCCTCGACTCCTGGTCGGGCACGCTCCTGGTCGTCAGCCACGACCGGTACTTCCTGGAGCGCGTGACCGACCAGCAGTACGCGATCCTCCCGGGGCCCGACGGCGCCGGACGGCTGCGCCACCTCCCCGGCGGCGTGGACGAGTACCTGCGGCTGCGCGAGCGGGTGGAGGCCGAGGGGCCGAAGCCCTCCGCGAGTGCCGCTGCGGCGGCACCGACCGGCCTCGACGGTGCCGCGCTCCGCACGGCGCAGAAGGAGGTCGCGGCGCTCGAACGACGCATCCAGAAGCTCACCGCGCAGGTCGACGCGGCCAAGCACGCACTCGCCGACCACGACCAGTCCGACTACGCCGGACTGGGGGAGCGGATGAAGGAGATCTCGGCGCAGGAGGCCGAGATCGAGGAGCTCGAGCTGCGCTGGTTCGAACTCACCGAACAGATCGGCTGA
- a CDS encoding alpha/beta fold hydrolase — protein MLLNVVEAGSGEHTVVLLHGMMGSAESWHRVVPALTERGFRVLALDLPGHGLSPRDPQLTIESAADAVVETLVRLLEPPSATPGPPLIAAMGHSFGATVLAAAAPRLEPALAVYVDAALTLQGGQDRAALVSQYEHDRRARLSPTELRRARPFYSVADAEAEARAAERFDAATAASVSCGSDGHWSAAPGSIVVRADPSAWVTDEDARRFEHEGVRVRSIPGAAHTVWYSHFDVFTAALPELFGSR, from the coding sequence ATGCTTCTCAACGTCGTCGAAGCCGGTTCGGGCGAGCACACGGTCGTGCTCCTCCACGGCATGATGGGCTCCGCCGAGAGCTGGCACCGCGTCGTGCCCGCGCTGACGGAGCGCGGTTTCCGCGTACTCGCGCTCGATCTCCCCGGTCACGGACTCTCGCCGCGCGATCCGCAGCTCACGATCGAGAGCGCGGCCGACGCGGTCGTCGAGACCCTGGTGCGCCTCCTCGAGCCCCCGTCCGCCACCCCCGGCCCGCCCCTGATCGCCGCGATGGGACACTCCTTCGGTGCCACGGTCCTCGCCGCGGCCGCCCCGCGACTCGAACCGGCGCTCGCCGTCTACGTCGACGCGGCGCTGACCCTGCAGGGCGGTCAGGATCGCGCGGCGCTGGTGTCGCAGTACGAACACGACCGGCGTGCACGCCTGTCGCCGACCGAGCTGCGCCGCGCGCGTCCGTTCTATTCGGTCGCCGATGCCGAGGCGGAGGCCCGCGCGGCCGAGCGGTTCGATGCCGCGACGGCCGCGTCCGTGTCGTGCGGCTCCGATGGGCACTGGAGCGCCGCACCGGGCTCGATCGTCGTCCGCGCCGACCCCAGCGCGTGGGTCACCGACGAGGACGCGCGCCGGTTCGAGCACGAGGGCGTCCGCGTGCGGAGCATCCCTGGCGCGGCGCACACCGTCTGGTACAGCCACTTCGACGTGTTCACCGCGGCGCTGCCGGAGCTCTTCGGCTCCCGCTGA
- a CDS encoding MFS transporter: MPLALYSLALTVFVMGTSEFMLAGLLPAIADDLAIPVGSAGLLTSAFAIGMVVGAPVMAAFARGWPPRLTLLLCLLAFGACHVLGALTTSFEVLLLTRVVSAIANAGFLAVALRTATSLVPPGQTGRAVSVLLAGTTVATVAGVPAGTVLGAAWGWRATFWAVALLCVPALLGIVRGVPARVIAPYRPESTSIPTPAPTPTPTPAPAPAATPTPTPTPTPAPTPTPAPAAAPTLRAELRVFGTRPVAIALALAALINGGTFAAFTFLAPIVTETAHLAEGWVAITLVLFGVGSFVGVTVAGRLSDRHPGLVVGIGGPLLLAGWTAFALLAIHPAALLAGVLVLGVLSFGVGSTLVTRVLYAATAAPTMAGSAATAALNVGAAAGPVLGAAALATGTGPLGPVWVAVALTGIALTLLLLTRASMTRTS; this comes from the coding sequence ATGCCTCTTGCCCTCTACTCCCTCGCCCTGACGGTGTTCGTCATGGGCACGTCCGAATTCATGCTCGCCGGGCTCCTCCCCGCGATCGCCGACGACCTCGCCATCCCCGTCGGATCAGCGGGATTGCTCACCTCCGCCTTCGCGATCGGAATGGTCGTGGGCGCCCCGGTGATGGCGGCCTTCGCGCGCGGATGGCCGCCTCGCCTCACCCTGCTCCTGTGCCTGCTCGCGTTCGGCGCGTGCCACGTGCTCGGCGCCCTCACCACGTCGTTCGAGGTCCTGCTCCTCACGCGGGTGGTGAGCGCGATCGCCAACGCCGGCTTCCTCGCCGTCGCCCTGCGCACCGCGACGTCGCTGGTGCCGCCCGGCCAGACCGGGCGCGCGGTCTCGGTGCTCCTGGCCGGCACCACCGTCGCCACGGTCGCGGGCGTTCCCGCGGGCACCGTGCTGGGCGCGGCCTGGGGGTGGCGCGCCACCTTCTGGGCGGTCGCGCTGCTCTGCGTGCCCGCCCTCCTCGGGATCGTCCGCGGCGTCCCTGCGCGCGTGATCGCTCCATACCGGCCAGAGTCCACATCCATACCCACACCAGCGCCCACACCCACACCCACACCCGCGCCCGCGCCCGCGGCCACGCCCACACCCACACCCACACCCACACCAGCGCCCACACCCACGCCCGCGCCCGCGGCCGCGCCGACCCTGCGTGCCGAGCTGCGCGTCTTCGGCACCCGACCGGTCGCCATCGCTCTGGCGCTCGCGGCGCTGATCAACGGCGGCACGTTCGCCGCCTTCACGTTCCTCGCGCCGATCGTGACTGAGACCGCGCACCTGGCCGAGGGATGGGTGGCGATCACCCTGGTGCTCTTCGGCGTCGGGTCGTTCGTCGGTGTGACCGTCGCTGGGCGACTCTCCGACCGGCACCCCGGGCTGGTGGTCGGCATCGGCGGACCGCTGCTGCTCGCCGGCTGGACGGCGTTCGCGCTCCTCGCGATCCACCCCGCGGCTCTGCTCGCCGGCGTGCTCGTGCTGGGGGTGCTGTCGTTCGGGGTGGGCAGCACCCTGGTCACACGGGTGCTGTACGCCGCGACCGCGGCACCGACCATGGCCGGCTCCGCCGCGACCGCAGCCCTGAACGTCGGAGCGGCCGCGGGCCCCGTGCTCGGAGCCGCGGCACTGGCGACCGGCACCGGACCTCTCGGACCGGTCTGGGTCGCGGTCGCCCTCACCGGGATCGCCCTCACCCTCCTGCTCCTCACCCGCGCCTCCATGACGCGCACCTCGTGA
- a CDS encoding HNH endonuclease signature motif containing protein, which produces MTALLDATDSQRAMLAELVAGLVAAEQTLSSMQAARDGLLALAGRLAVDIARQGRHPDHGDLAIRTVAAEIGAAQRASDRAVERRMSEASWLVERFPAVWEAQGRGLISAAHARAILDAGAHLHDASERSAFADDAVALAQTTSPNRLRPLVRRLAERFQERTVTERHRDAREQRRVWVKDAGDGMADLGMHGPAALVHGMFDRLSQMAHAVQQENARAERGATEPSPATPDTRTVDQLRADLLSDLVLTGTPAGHDTADGLLGELRARVEVTVPVLTLLRDDHPTAVGAPAELDGQTPIDAETARHLTGGAAGWDRVLTHPISGATLAVDRYRPSEELRRHLRARDQRCRFPGCGLAARKSDLDHSHDAARGGKTEHRNLATLCRRHHTLKHHSPWQVRQRPGGLLEWTSPTGRSYLDRPPPRPSVVFAEAAPF; this is translated from the coding sequence ATGACCGCGCTGCTCGACGCCACCGACTCCCAGCGGGCGATGCTCGCCGAGCTGGTCGCGGGCCTGGTCGCGGCGGAGCAGACGCTGAGCAGCATGCAGGCCGCCCGCGACGGCTTGCTGGCCCTGGCCGGGCGCCTCGCGGTCGACATCGCCCGGCAGGGGCGCCACCCCGACCACGGCGACCTGGCGATCCGCACGGTCGCCGCCGAGATCGGCGCGGCCCAGCGCGCGAGCGATCGCGCGGTCGAACGGCGCATGTCCGAGGCGTCCTGGCTGGTCGAGCGCTTCCCCGCGGTGTGGGAGGCGCAGGGCCGCGGGCTGATCAGCGCGGCGCACGCGCGCGCGATCCTCGACGCGGGCGCGCATCTCCACGACGCTTCCGAGCGGTCGGCCTTCGCCGACGACGCCGTAGCCCTCGCGCAGACCACCTCGCCCAACCGGCTGCGGCCGCTCGTGCGACGCCTCGCCGAACGCTTCCAGGAGCGCACGGTCACCGAACGGCACCGCGACGCCCGCGAGCAGCGGCGGGTCTGGGTGAAAGACGCAGGCGACGGGATGGCCGACCTGGGCATGCACGGACCGGCGGCACTCGTCCACGGCATGTTCGACCGGCTGTCGCAGATGGCTCACGCCGTACAGCAGGAGAACGCGCGCGCGGAGCGGGGCGCGACCGAGCCCTCCCCTGCCACACCCGACACCCGCACGGTCGACCAGCTGCGAGCCGACCTGCTCTCCGATCTGGTGCTGACTGGCACCCCGGCCGGCCACGACACGGCGGACGGTCTGCTGGGCGAGCTGCGGGCGCGCGTGGAGGTGACGGTGCCTGTGCTGACCCTTCTTCGTGACGATCACCCCACGGCGGTGGGCGCTCCGGCTGAGCTCGACGGTCAGACGCCGATCGATGCGGAGACCGCCCGACATCTGACCGGCGGCGCCGCGGGGTGGGACCGGGTGCTGACGCATCCGATCAGCGGCGCGACGCTCGCGGTCGACCGCTACCGGCCGAGCGAGGAGCTCCGCCGGCACCTGCGAGCGCGCGACCAGCGCTGTCGTTTCCCCGGATGCGGCCTCGCGGCGCGGAAGAGCGACCTCGACCACAGCCACGATGCGGCCCGCGGCGGGAAGACCGAGCACCGGAACCTGGCGACCCTCTGCCGCAGACACCACACCCTCAAGCACCACTCCCCGTGGCAGGTGCGACAGCGGCCGGGCGGCCTTCTGGAGTGGACGAGTCCGACCGGACGGAGCTACCTCGACCGCCCGCCGCCTCGGCCATCGGTGGTGTTCGCGGAGGCGGCACCGTTCTGA